In Coccidioides posadasii str. Silveira chromosome 4, complete sequence, one genomic interval encodes:
- a CDS encoding uncharacterized protein (antiSMASH:Cluster_4.2~EggNog:ENOG410PP8N~COG:H) — protein MFNYNPGVGNILANPTLEQFRYCGLNTVRSLSAGFLTTARQNSSELYSRAEIELSSSSSLLLDSKVAYADRGEGGAGIKLVVHTPQGYKLILAKKLLIAITPKLDFLAPMDNTGLPEDASISNAAQDSEYNLPPLPGVYSFAPSRLPGLQMVTYTTPQSPKSFPLSNAMVKADIIRTVKRLQKQNPDKFGQTDPEFVDFRSHAPYTLQVSAEDIKVGFYEKLYALQGPRNTYWTGAAFRGEDSSLLWKYVEEIVVPQMLAGP, from the exons ATGTTCAACTACAATCCGGGTGTCGGAAATATACTGGCGAATCCAACGCTTGAACAATTCCGATACTGCGGATTGAATACGGTGCGGTCCTTATCGGCTGGCTTTCTGACTACAGCCCGGCAAAACAGCAGCGAGCTGTACTCCAGAGCCGAAATAGAGTTGTCTTCGTCCTCAAGTCTTCTCCTTGATTCCAAGGTCGCGTATGCGGATCGAGGCGAAGGAGGGGCAGGTATCAAACTCGTTGTTCATACACCCCAAGGCTACAAGCTTATTCTCGCGAAGAAGCTCCTCATTGCCATAACCCCAAAGCTTGACTTCCTAGCCCCGATGGAC AACACGGGCCTCCCCGAGGACGCCAGCATCTCCAATGCTGCCCAGGATTCGGAGTACAACTTGCCTCCTCTCCCGGGAGTGTACAGCTTCGCCCCATCTAGACTTCCCGGATTGCAAATGGTCACCTACACCACTCCGCAGAGTCCTAAATCCTTTCCTCTGTCTAACGCGATGGTGAAGGCGGACATAATAAGGACCGTCAAGAGACTTCAGAAGCAAAATCCGGACAAGTTTGGCCAAACAGATCCTGAATTTGTTGATTTTAGATCGCATGCCCCGTATACTCTTCAAGTCAGTGCTGAGGATATTAAGGTCGGATTTTATGAGAAGCTGTATGCGTTGCAAGGCCCAAGAAATACGTACTGGACTGGCGCGGCATTCAGGGGGGAAGATAGTAGTTTACTCTGGAAGTACGTGGAGGAAATAGTGGTGCCGCAAATGCTTGCAGGTCCATGA
- a CDS encoding uncharacterized protein (antiSMASH:Cluster_4.2~SMCOG1182:Polyprenyl synthetase~EggNog:ENOG410PJ29~COG:H): MAHKYSTIIDSSTYDTQGLCPGIDLRRHVAGDLEEVGAFRAQEDWRRLVGPLEKPYAGLLGPDFSFITAAVPECLPDRMEITAYALEFGFMHDDVIDKEIHNASLDEMEHALEQGGQTGKIDEKAASGKRKIVAQILREMMAIDPERAMTVAKSWAAGVQHSSRRQDETHFNTLEEYIPYRALDVGYMLWHGLVTFGCAITIPEEEADEARELLKPALITASLTNDLFSFEKERGDANVQNAILVVMREHGCSEEEAREICKERIRVECANYVRVVKNTRARTDISDELKRYIEVMQYTLSGNAAWSTNCPRYNGPTKFNELQLLRAEYGLEKYPAMWPPKDATNGLPVETERKEPLVNGNGHYASTKANGLKRKRNGNGTGDDTKKNGTKCVKKSAQISQLSTDSFALADVVSLAVDLNLPELSDDVVLQPYRYLTSLPSKGFRDQAIDSLNTWLKVPQKSAKMIKSIVKMLHSASLMLDDIEDDSPLRRGRPSTHNIYGTAQTINSATYQYVKATGMATELGNPSCLRIFIEEMQQLHVGQSYDLYWTHNTLCPSVSEYLKMVDMKTGGLFRMLTRLMVAESPVREKVSDDALNLLSCLVGRFFQIRDDYQNLASADYAKQKGFAEDLDEGKLSFTLIHCIRTVESEPKFAGDAMQLRAFLMKRRLDGKLSIEAKREVLATMKKTKSLDYTLDVLRELHGELEREVGILEAKFGEENFSLRLMLEMLKV, from the exons ATGGCCCACAAGTATTCGACAATCATCGACTCTTCCACCTACGACACGCAAGGCCTTTGTCCTGGAATAGATCTCAGGAGGCACGTGGCTGGCGACCTTGAAGAAGTCGGTGCGTTTAGGGCTCAGGAAGACTGGCGCCGCTTGGTTGGGCCCCTAGAGAAGCCTTATGCAGGCCTCTTGGGCCCAGACTTTAGCTTCATCACTGCCGCGGTGCCCGAATGTCTCCCAGACAGAATGGAGATTACCGCTTATGCGCTTGAATTTGGTTTCATGCATGACG ACGTCATCGATAAAGAGATCCACAACGCATCTTTGGACGAAATGGAGCATGCTTTGGAACAGGGCGGTCAGACCGGCAAGATCGACGAGAAAGCCGCTTCTGGAAAGCGTAAAATCGTCGCTCAGATTCTCCGCGAGATGATGGCAATTGACCCTGAGAGAGCAATGACTGTCGCCAAGAGCTGGGCTGCTGGTGTCCAACATTCCAGTAGACGGCAGGACGAAACGCACTTTAATACTCTTGAGGAGTACATCCCTTATAGGGCCCTCGACGTGGGATACAT GCTCTGGCATGGTCTTGTCACGTTTGGCTGCGCTATTACCATCCCCGAGGAAGAGGCGGATGAGGCGAGGGAGCTTCTGAAGCCTGCTTTGATCACTGCCTCTCTCACTAATGATCTATTCTCATTCGAGAAGGAGCGCGGTGACGCCAATGTTCAAAACGCCATCTTGGTTGTCATGAGGGAGCACGGCTGTagcgaagaagaagcaagagaGATTTGTAAAGAGCGCATCCGCGTCGAATGTGCCAACTATGTCCGCGTGGTCAAGAACACCAGGGCACGGACGGATATCAGTGATGAACTTAAGAGATACATAGAGGTCATGCAGTACACACTTTCAGGAAACGCTGCCTGGAGTACTAATTGTCCGAGATACAACGGACCAACCAAATTCAATGAGTTGCAGTTGCTGAGAGCTGAGTATGGTCTGGAGAAATACCCGGCAATGTGGCCACCGAAGGATGCAACTAACGGCCTTCCTGTCGAAACCGAACGTAAGGAGCCTCTTGTCAACGGTAATGGGCATTATGCATCAACCAAGGCCAACGGCCtcaagaggaagaggaacgGTAACGGTACGGGTGACGACACAAAGAAGAATGGCACTAAATGTGTCAAGAAGTCGGCACAGATATCGCAACTGAGCACGGATTCATTTGCTCTTGCGGATGTGGTGTCTTTGGCCGTTGATCTGAATTTACCAGAGCTGAGCGATGAT GTTGTTCTCCAACCATATCGATACCTCACCTCCCTTCCTTCTAAGGGTTTCCGTGACCAGGCCATAGACTCCCTCAACACATGGCTTAAAGTGCCCCAGAAGTCGGCTAAAATGATCAAGAGCATCGTCAAGATGCTGCATAGCGCATCTCTCAT GCTTGATGACATCGAAGACGACTCACCACTTCGTCGTGGTAGGCCCTCTACTCACAACATCTATGGCACCGCCCAGACAATCAACAGCGCGACGTACCAATATGTCAAAGCGACAGGTATGGCTACCGAGCTCGGCAACCCGTCATGCCTTCGCATCTTCATCGAAGAGATGCAACAGCTGCATGTGGGGCAGAGCTATGACCTCTACTGGACGCACAATACACTATGCCCGTCCGTATCAGAGTATCTGAAAATGGTTGATATGAAGACGGGTGGCCTATTCCGCATGCTGACGCGATTGATGGTCGCCGAAAGCCCGGTCCGCGAGAAGGTGTCAGACGACGCTCTGAACCTGTTGAGTTGCCTCGTGGGGCGCTTCTTCCAGATCCGCGACGACTACCAGAACCTCGCTTCCGCCGACTACGCTAAGCAGAAGGGCTTTGCCGAGGACCTCGATGAAGGGAAGCTCTCCTTCACGCTGATCCACTGCATCCGAACTGTTGAGTCAGAGCCCAAGTTTGCGGGCGATGCAATGCAGCTGCGGGCATTCCTCATGAAGAGAAGGCTAGACGGAAAGCTCAGCATTGAGGCCAAGCGAGAGGTGTTGGCAACTatgaaaaagacaaaaagtCTGGATTACACGCTCGACGTTCTCAGGGAACTGCATGGCGAGTTGGAAAGGGAGGTTGGAATCTTAGAAGCAAAGTTCGGTGAAGAGAACTTTTCATTGAGGTTGATGCTAGAGATGCTGAAAGTGTAG
- a CDS encoding uncharacterized protein (antiSMASH:Cluster_4.2~EggNog:ENOG410PT8P~COG:S), whose protein sequence is MPLQTREIRQQSESVAKEKRKPVRRDPEKRRQQNIRAQRKYREKLRERLAYLEALAASAAQSDAIERTSTAGTGQSEAVTTHGSSSTPTHILPKTPPSYDASDISVSSLSTVTLGEYQRFIPHSDDTLSSLTIWDSTPHFLLSDDMSSAPSLWDSPTHVDPSHLILDKQNDSLGPYWTTTIDCGCASPHFQIQTHGSDPFRYGEVRVLKFKPSATAADPYANNLRIEKVCTITALYALGMHVGITEEMICADESFSPFFRSITESTDDMIKANTIGTVQRIFKTLKPDLRPSSEQITIQHHPYIDILPFPTLRKNLITHQEEIDEDEFFLDILTGLVCWGGAGIGRKDREDSTGYASTGTPWDVRSWEARVWFLKKYWTLLGGEDGELVRQSEWWRSIRGDDTLNTEVHS, encoded by the exons ATGCCATTACAAACTCGAGAGATCAGACAACAGAGTGAAAGCGTAGCAAAGGAGAAACGGAAACCTGTCCGCCGTGACCCGGAGAAGAGGCGGCAACAGAACATTCGAGCACAAAGAAAGTACC GAGAGAAGCTTCGTGAGCGTCTGGCTTATCTTGAAGCACTTGCTGCATCTGCAGCACAGAGCGATGCTATTGAACGAACATCGACTGCGGGCACAGGCCAATCTGAGGCGGTCACAACACATGGCTCATCCAGCACTCCAACCCATATACTTCCAAAGACTCCCCCATCTTATGATGCTTCGGACATATCTGTTTCCAGTTTATCTACAGTCACTCTAGGAGAATATCAACGATTTATTCCACATTCAGATGACACCCTATCCTCACTGACCATCTGGGATTCTACACCACATTTTCTACTGTCCGATGACATGTCATCCGCACCGAGTTTATGGGATTCTCCAACACATGTTGATCCTTCCCATCTCATTCTTGATAAACAAAACGACAGTCTTGGTCCATATTGGACCACCACCATCGATTGCGGCTGCGCCAGTCCACACTTCCAGATACAGACACACGGTTCAGATCCATTTCGCTATGGCGAGGTCAGGGTACTCAAATTTAAACCGAGTGCCACAGCAGCAGATCCGTATGCCAACAACCTTCGCATTGAAAAAGTCTGCACTATAACTGCATTATATGCTCTTGGAATGCATGTTGGCATCACCGAGGAGATGATCTGTGCTGACGAATCTTTCTCACCGTTCTTCCGGTCTATCACGGAGTCGACAGATGATATGATCAAAGCAAATACGATTGGCACAGTGCAGAGAATCTTCAAAACACTGAAGCCTGACTTGAGGCCGAGTAGCGAGCAAATTACTATCCAGCATCACCCATACATAGATATTCTACCCTTTCCGACACTACGAAAAAATCTCATCACCCATCAGGAAGAGATTGACGAGGATGAGTTCTTCCTTGATATCCTTACCGGCTTAGTGTGTTGGGGAGGTGCAGGCATTGGAAGGAAGGATCGAGAAGACTCCACTGGATATGCTTCGACAGGTACACCCTGGGACGTCCGTAGTTGGGAGGCAAGGGTGTGGTTTTTGAAGAAATATTGGACTTTGCTAGGTGGTGAAGATGGAGAGCTTGTACGGCAAAGCGAGTGGTGGCGCAGTATCCGAGGGGACGACACGCTGAACACGGAGGTGCATAGCTAG
- a CDS encoding uncharacterized protein (antiSMASH:Cluster_4.2~EggNog:ENOG410PP8N~COG:H), with translation MKANPSLLLKNKTGQVGHTETYIDPATGTTIDMGVLIWHNITVVKDYFKRFDIPITNSAGFFQPALNYDFRTGKEVTTPSEAEVSAAFAANTTQNSKYPG, from the coding sequence ATGAAGGCAAATCCATCATTGTTATTGAAAAACAAAACGGGTCAGGTGGGCCACACCGAGACATATATTGATCCTGCGACCGGCACCACAATTGATATGGGGGTCCTGATCTGGCACAACATTACAGTTGTAAAGGACTACTTTAAACGATTCGATATCCCAATCACTAATTCTGCCGGTTTCTTTCAACCTGCGTTAAACTATGATTTTCGTACCGGAAAAGAAGTCACAACTCCATCGGAAGCGGAGGTATCCGCAGCCTTCGCAGCCAATACGACACAGAATTCCAAATACCCCGGTTGA